The region ACTGCGCTGCCAGACGTTGCTGCTCTGCTGGCGTCAACAGGGTGGGCGCGCCACGGTTGCTCTGACGCCCGTCTTGCAACGCGGCCAGACCCTGTTCCCGATAGCGACCCAGCAGGTGATACGCCGTCACGCGGCTATACCGACTCAAGGACAGTATCTCGCGTTGTGGGCGCTGCTCAGCGAGCAGCGCGAAGAACAGGGCCCGGCGACGCTCGACGGCGCAGGTACTGGCTTCAAAGAGGCTCCAGAAATCTT is a window of Deinococcus radiopugnans ATCC 19172 DNA encoding:
- a CDS encoding winged helix-turn-helix domain-containing protein, with the protein product DFWSLFEASTCAVERRRALFFALLAEQRPQREILSLSRYSRVTAYHLLGRYREQGLAALQDGRQSNRGAPTLLTPAEQQRLAAQLHDDFERGIVWEGKQVQTWIQQEFGKDVYLGRTYEFMRAAGFSPQKPRPQHVKGDEEAKEVFRTKG